Proteins encoded within one genomic window of Manduca sexta isolate Smith_Timp_Sample1 chromosome 18, JHU_Msex_v1.0, whole genome shotgun sequence:
- the LOC115439740 gene encoding uncharacterized protein LOC115439740 produces MTSVKLWRHKGGWRSMANNNEYKYCVVEFLQKPPSGAGKYVCVPSSWIKTRRETDQKVIVQYPNCNKAERENLISRHEQGVIPMKWPEYLCELKYNTESRDDAKIYIMMKQIDDTKKGRCQTRKKAATRTAQAHNTYCGNRAAFSSYE; encoded by the exons atgacATCAGTTAAACTGTGGCGCCACAAGGGAGGGTGGCGCAGTATGGCTAAT aataatgaatataaatattgtgttgtTGAATTTTTACAAAAACCCCCATCAGGCGCCGGTAAGTATGTCTGTGTACCGAGTTCATGGATTAAAACTCGTAGAGAAACAGATCAAAAAGTTATCGTCCAATATCCAAATTGCAATAAAGCGGAAAGGGAAAATCTTATCTCACGACATGAGCAAGGTGTTATACCAATGAAGTGGCCCGAATATCTGTGCGAATTAAAGTACAACACTG AGTCTCGTGATGAcgcaaaaatttatattatgatgaagCAAATAGACGACACAAAAAAGGGGCGTTGCCAAACTAGAAAAAA AGCCGCAACTAGAACAGCGCAGGCACACAATACATACTGCGGTAACAGAGCAGCCTTCTCAAGCTACGAATGA
- the LOC115439727 gene encoding paired amphipathic helix protein Sin3a: MSASGVTSAAGAASGAGAASVSGAPPAKKPRCSGLTGAAVRDVSFADAAKLATHHDYSFFDRARKALRSQHVYDNFLRCLLLFTNEIISSSELLSVTAPFLCRHPDLQKWLQDFVGPPSPPHTPTNTVHTGYNWATSARYEPVGALGAQHRHERAQPELAMDIDLSTCKRLGTSYCALPRDAAARRCSGRTPLCKEVLNDTWVSFPSWSEDSTFVTSRKTQYEEYIYRCEDERFELDVVIETNASTIRVLEGVQKKLSRMTPEDAAKYRLDDCLGGHSPTIHQRALRRIYGDKVAVDIIAGLKKNPVVAVPVVLRRLKAKEEEWREAQKGFNKQWRELNEKYYLKSLDHQGINFKQNDLKAMRSKTLFNEVESAYAARRPGPHLVLDYNMQSRQEAIKIVRDTAELLIHHARRQTAIQKAEKRRIKQLLRQFLPDLFSHPRQPLSDDERDEDKEEPPSPDSAGTDQVGHENDKSSGNVKQEIKQESSESDNASDKSSKNNKNNKENKPKNNNNTDSKDTNQSANTVKRNSSSSNEEAASLKADIKCEPQEMEDDFRDYPPNEARFVCTSSWYLFLRVHGALCQRLAAARRVAAALAADAARQPPTAASALRLKPNNLPADVSSPSEYYNVLLELVKGVLDGNVEPSAYEDAAREMLGIKAYPAYTLDKLVSIAVRQLQHCAAEPWSVHAAELAARGMRGSAAYVRRAAGLLRDRHAAFLVRVYGGDECRVTFELLDGAGEGRTSPHHNEGSRLSPAGQPRQSAQQAPAAAASAVARVAAWSLYAERYARPDAPATAPTQHGRSKPVFLARNARARAGGHVGGATSASASGGTPPPRHARRKPPRLHDAAECTLAPSLRWRAVACRPFALYQPGALAAARNTHQRLAAARRDRFRAWLRRRRAPA; encoded by the exons ATGTCGGCGAGCGGTGTGACAAGCGCGGCGGGCGCAgcgagcggcgcgggcgcagcgagTGTGTCGGGAGCGCCGCCCGCCAAAAAGCCGCGGTGCTCGGGACTCACGGGTGCCGCCGTGCGCGACGTGTCCTTCGCCGACGCAGCCAAGCTCGCCACGCATCATGATTACAGTTTCTTCGACCGCGCCAGGAAGGCACTGCGTTCACAACATGTCTATGACAACTTCCTCAG GTGCCTGCTGCTCTTTACCAACGAGATAATATCTTCGTCGGAGTTGCTCAGCGTGACTGCTCCGTTCCTCTGCCGGCATCCTGACTTACAGAAATGGCTGCAAGACTTTGTAGGACCACCATCTCCACCACACACGCCTACCAACACTGTCCACACTG GATATAACTGGGCGACCAGCGCGCGCTACGAGCCTGTGGGCGCGCTCGGAGCACAACACCGCCACGAGCGAGCGCAGCCAGAACTCGCTATGGATATAG ATCTGTCAACATGCAAGCGACTAGGCACGTCGTACTGCGCACTGCCTCGGGACGCAGCCGCACGTCGCTGCTCCGGACGAACGCCGCTTTGCAAAGAG gTGCTAAATGACACTTGGGTCTCCTTCCCCTCATGGAGTGAAGATTCAACATTCGTAACATCTCGTAAGACACAGTACGAGGAGTACATTTACCGGTGTGAGGATGAACGATTTGAG TTGGACGTCGTGATCGAAACTAACGCGTCCACGATCCGCGTACTGGAAGGGGTACAGAAGAAATTGTCTCGCATGACGCCCGAGGACGCGGCAAAGTACCGGCTTGACGACTGCCTTGGGGGACACTCTCCCACCATCCACCAGAGAGCGCTGCGCCGCATATACGGTGATAAGGTG GCGGTAGATATCATCGCTGGCTTAAAAAAGAACCCGGTAGTCGCTGTACCCGTCGTGCTGAGGCGATTAAAAGCTAAGGAAGAGGAGTGGAGGGAAGCACAGAAG GGTTTCAACAAGCAGTGGCGGGAACTGAACGAGAAATACTATCTGAAGTCGCTGGACCACCAGGGCATCAACTTTAAGCAGAACGACCTGAAGGCGATGCGGTCGAAGACACTATTCAACGAGGTGGAGAGCGCGTACGCGGCGCGGCGGCCCGGCCCGCACCTAGTGCTCGACTACAACATGCAGAGCCGGCAGGAAG CCATCAAGATCGTGCGCGACACAGCCGAGCTGCTCATCCACCACGCGCGGCGGCAGACTGCTATTCAGAAGGCAGAGAAGAGGAGAATCAAGCAATTGCTGCGGCAGTTTCTGCCGGATTTGTTCTCGCATCCACGGCAGCCGCTGTCGGATGACGAGAGAGATGAAG ATAAGGAAGAACCACCAAGTCCAGACAGTGCCGGCACAGATCAAGTGGGGCACGAGAACGACAAATCAAGTGGCAATGTGAAGCAAGAGATCAAACAGGAG TCATCGGAGTCTGACAACGCATCAGACAAGAGCagcaaaaacaacaaaaacaacaagGAGAACAAaccgaaaaataataataacactgaTAGTAAAG ACACAAACCAGTCTGCAAACACCGTAAAACGGAACAGCAGCAGTAGCAACGAGGAAGCCGCGTCACTAAAGGCGGACATCAAGTGCGAACCCCAGGAGATGGAGGACGATTTCAGAGATTACCCGCCCAAT GAGGCGCGATTCGTGTGCACATCGTCATGGTATCTGTTTCTGCGTGTACACGGCGCGTTGTGTCAACGACTGGCGGCAGCGCGTCgcgtggcggcggcgctggcAGCCGACGCGGCACGTCAGCCACCCACAGCCGCATCCGCGCTGCGACTCAAACCCAACA ACCTGCCTGCCGACGTGTCTTCACCCTCCGAGTACTACAATGTTCTACTGGAACTGGTTAAGGGCGTGCTGGATGGTAACGTGGAGCCGTCCGCGTACGAGGACGCTGCACGCGAGATGCTTGGCATCAAAGCTTACCCTGCATATACACTCGACAAACTGGTATCCATCGCGGTGCGGCAGCTGCAGCATTGTGCTGCTGAGCCTTGGTCGGTGCATGCGGCAGAATTGGCAGCGCGTGGAATGAGAGGTTCAGCCGCTTACGTGCGCCGTGCCGCCGGCCTGCTGCGGGACCGACATGCCGCTTTCCTCGTGCGTGTTTACGGAGGCGACGAATGCCGGGTTACCTTCGAACTACTTGACGGCGCGGGCGAAGGCCGCACTTCACCCCATCACAACGAAGGGTCACGACTTTCACCAGCGGGCCAACCGCGGCAGTCCGCACAACAAGCACCTGCGGCAGCAGCTTCGGCGGTGGCACGCGTCGCCGCTTGGTCTCTCTACGCAGAAAGATATGCACGCCCCGATGCACCTGCAACTGCCCCAACACAACACGGTCGCAGCAAGCCCGTATTCCTAGCCCGAAACGCCCGTGCACGTGCAGGCGGTCACGTGGGCGGGGCCACCAGTGCTTCAGCGTCCGGCGGTACACCTCCACCAAGGCATGCACGTCGCAAGCCGCCACGGCTCCATGACGCCGCGGAGTGCACGTTGGCGCCGAGTCTGCGTTGGCGCGCCGTGGCTTGTCGTCCGTTTGCACTTTACCAACCAGGGGCCCTGGCTGCGGCACGCAACACACACCAACGGTTAGCAGCAGCGCGGCGGGATCGGTTCCGAGCGTGGCTGCGACGACGGCGGGCGCCCGCCTAG
- the LOC119189662 gene encoding paired amphipathic helix protein Sin3a-like — protein MMKRTGVPRLGPDEPAPMTPQQPAQIQQPGTSTMHSMPQTAQPQILGTGAMLSVGGGFGRGAARPGVPPPVINYMKPQPVQYAPTKQPPPPQVPPRIKQQPGVVPGGGGRQSPGPQAQFQRLKVEDALSYLDQVKYKFNTQPQVYNDFLDIMKEFKSQTIDTPGVITRVSNLFKGHPELIVGFNTFLPPGYKIEVQSNGQVSVSMPSPTGLGGGVLLSTLHHAPQQPQLVHILPVPQSVSNAIVHNLSVSAPGGGVGVNAAPPPAPAPGGAAGVSSSAPAPPGQPVEFNHAIEYVNKIKSRFSRQPDKYKRFLEILHAYQRGHRDLKEPQAKQQTEQEVYSQVAKLFENQEDLLAEFGQFLPDAKAVTKPPDRPPTPPLQSSYDKMVIFQQQQRVESSDLERVTVAPPPSPPHHLAALHHAQVDSKTYKRST, from the exons ATACAACAGCCAGGCACAAGCACAATGCACTCGATGCCGCAGACAGCACAACCGCAAATCCTAG GGACGGGCGCGATGCTGTCGGTGGGCGGAGGGTTCGGTCGCGGCGCCGCTCGCCCGGGCGTGCCGCCGCCCGTCATCAACTACATGAAGCCGCAGCCCGTGCAGTACGCGCCCACCAAgcagccgccgccgccgcaAGTACCGCCCAGGATTAAG CAACAACCAGGTGTAGTGCCGGGCGGAGGAGGGCGACAATCTCCCGGCCCGCAGGCGCAGTTCCAGCGACTGAAGGTAGAAGATGCGCTGTCGTACTTGGACCAGGTCAAGTACAAGTTTAACACGCAGCCACAGGTGTACAACGATTTCCTCGACATCATGAAGGAGTTTAAGAGCCAGAC AATCGACACCCCTGGGGTCATCACTCGGGTGTCGAACCTATTCAAAGGCCACCCGGAGCTGATCGTCGGCTTCAACACATTCCTCCCACCTGGGTATAAGATCGAAGTTCAGAGTAATGGACAG GTGTCTGTGTCTATGCCGTCACCGACGGGGCTGGGCGGCGGCGTGCTGCTCAGTACGTTGCACCACGCGCCGCAGCAGCCACAGCTGGTCCATATACTACCTGTGCCGCA GTCGGTGAGCAACGCGATCGTGCACAACTTGTCAGTGTCTGCACCGGGCGGCGGCGTTGGGGTAAACGCGGCTCCGCCACCCGCGCCAGCTCCCG GTGGAGCGGCGGGCGTGAGCTccagcgcgcccgcgccgcccggccAGCCCGTCGAATTCAACCATGCAATAGAGTACGTCAACAAAATCAAG TCGCGGTTCTCCCGACAGCCGGATAAGTACAAGCGATTTCTGGAGATCCTGCATGCGTATCAACGCGGTCATCGAGATCTGAAAGAGCCACAGGCGAAGCAGCAAACCGAGCAGGAGGTTTACTCGCAG GTGGCTAAGCTATTTGAAAACCAGGAAGACTTACTTGCAGAGTTTGGTCAATTCCTGCCTGATGCTAAAGCTGTAACTAAGCCGCCGGACAGGCCGCCTACGCCGCCCTTGCAG AGCTCGTATGATAAAATGGTGATATTTCAGCAACAGCAGCGAGTGGAAAGCAGTGATCTGGAGCGCGTGACGGTCGCGCCGCCGCCTTCTCCGCCGCACCACCTTGCGGCGCTACACCACGCGCAGGTCG ATTCCAAAACATACAAACGCAGCACCTAG